One Candidatus Omnitrophota bacterium DNA segment encodes these proteins:
- the recG gene encoding ATP-dependent DNA helicase RecG, whose amino-acid sequence MTVSQAPPSPEALRYVKGVGPSRMQQLAQLGIATIEDVYLAAPRRYEDRTRFAAIGEAQPGETTTVKGQVLSKTLRRIRGGRTIVEIAVGDDTGVLYGTWFNQPYLAGQVRVGDELLLYGQLEPRTRRQMIHPEIERIEGGEDASLHLGRIVPVYPLTAGLTQRWFRRMVATVLATHSGAIEETLPPALPQQRGWPSRRQAIHELHFPASWDALNAARERLAFEELLVFQAAIAQRRSRNAAVVKPQRYALDGPVSRSVQQQLPFQLTASQQAVLRELLEDLQRRSPMRRLLQGDVGCGKTIVMALVTAAAAQSGYQVALMAPTELLAEQHARTMRDLLEPCGVAVGLLSQGLTPSERTQRLADIASGRLQVIIGTHALIQRPVQFHRLALVIIDEQHKFGVAQRAQLAGKGQQPDVLIVTATPIPRTLAMTLYGDLDISTITELPAGRQPITTRWLRESQRAEAYAMLRRELTRGRQAYVVYPLVEESSSTELRAATRMAKHLQAEVFPEVRVGLLHGQMKPAQKEQAMLAFSRGQLQVLVSTVIVEVGLDVPRATFMLIEHPERFGLAQLHQLRGRIGRGREAATCVAISDTDDEAASARLRAFVETTDGFQLAETDLQLRGPGELLGRQQHGLVRFRVANLARDQHLLALAREEAYRRC is encoded by the coding sequence ATGACTGTCTCACAAGCTCCGCCATCGCCTGAGGCGCTTCGGTACGTCAAAGGGGTGGGGCCTTCGCGCATGCAGCAGCTCGCCCAACTGGGGATCGCAACGATTGAGGATGTCTATCTCGCCGCCCCGCGGCGCTATGAAGACCGCACGCGGTTCGCGGCCATCGGAGAAGCACAACCCGGCGAGACAACGACCGTCAAAGGGCAGGTGCTGTCCAAGACGCTGCGTCGGATTCGCGGCGGACGCACGATCGTTGAGATCGCAGTCGGTGATGACACCGGCGTGCTCTACGGGACATGGTTTAACCAGCCGTATCTCGCAGGGCAGGTGCGCGTGGGCGATGAGTTGCTGCTGTACGGGCAGCTCGAGCCGCGAACCCGGCGGCAAATGATTCATCCGGAGATTGAGCGCATCGAAGGGGGGGAAGATGCCTCCTTGCATCTCGGGCGCATCGTGCCGGTTTATCCGCTGACCGCCGGGCTGACCCAGCGATGGTTCCGCCGGATGGTGGCGACGGTCTTGGCGACCCACAGCGGCGCCATTGAAGAGACGCTGCCGCCGGCACTGCCGCAGCAGCGCGGCTGGCCGTCGCGGCGGCAGGCGATCCACGAGTTGCATTTTCCTGCGTCGTGGGACGCGCTGAACGCGGCCCGGGAACGCCTGGCCTTTGAAGAGCTGCTGGTGTTTCAGGCCGCCATCGCCCAGCGCCGAAGCCGCAACGCCGCCGTCGTCAAACCGCAGCGCTATGCGCTTGACGGCCCCGTCAGCCGCAGCGTGCAGCAGCAGCTGCCGTTTCAATTGACGGCGAGCCAGCAGGCGGTGCTTCGGGAATTGCTCGAGGATCTTCAGCGGCGTTCGCCGATGCGGCGGCTGCTGCAGGGCGATGTCGGCTGCGGCAAAACCATCGTCATGGCGCTGGTGACGGCGGCGGCGGCGCAAAGCGGCTACCAAGTGGCCCTGATGGCGCCGACGGAGCTCTTGGCAGAGCAGCATGCGCGCACGATGCGCGATCTGCTGGAACCGTGCGGGGTTGCGGTAGGGCTGCTGTCTCAAGGGCTCACCCCGTCGGAGCGCACCCAGCGGCTGGCTGACATCGCCAGCGGCCGTCTGCAGGTGATCATCGGGACCCATGCGCTCATTCAACGGCCGGTCCAGTTTCATCGGCTCGCACTCGTCATCATCGATGAGCAGCATAAGTTCGGCGTCGCACAGCGCGCGCAGCTGGCCGGCAAAGGCCAGCAGCCGGACGTGCTCATCGTCACGGCCACCCCGATTCCCCGCACCCTCGCCATGACCCTGTATGGAGATTTGGATATCTCAACGATCACGGAATTGCCCGCCGGCCGGCAGCCGATTACGACGCGGTGGCTGCGCGAAAGCCAGCGCGCCGAGGCCTACGCCATGCTGCGCCGCGAGCTCACGCGCGGCCGTCAGGCCTATGTGGTGTATCCGCTCGTGGAAGAGAGCTCCTCGACGGAGCTCAGAGCCGCGACGCGCATGGCCAAGCACCTGCAGGCTGAGGTGTTTCCGGAGGTTCGCGTGGGCCTGCTGCACGGGCAGATGAAGCCTGCGCAGAAGGAGCAAGCGATGCTCGCCTTCTCCCGCGGGCAGCTGCAGGTGCTGGTCTCGACGGTGATCGTGGAAGTGGGGTTGGATGTCCCGCGCGCGACCTTCATGCTCATCGAGCATCCGGAGCGGTTTGGTCTGGCCCAGCTGCATCAGCTGCGCGGCCGTATCGGGCGGGGCCGCGAGGCCGCCACGTGTGTCGCCATCAGCGACACCGACGATGAGGCCGCGTCAGCGCGCCTGCGGGCGTTTGTGGAGACGACGGATGGCTTCCAGTTGGCCGAGACAGACCTCCAGCTGCGCGGGCCGGGGGAGCTGCTCGGACGCCAGCAGCATGGCCTGGTGCGTTTTCGTGTGGCGAATCTCGCGCGCGACCAGCACCTCTTGGCGTTGGCGCGCGAAGAGGCATATCGGCGATGTTGA
- the rpmB gene encoding 50S ribosomal protein L28: protein MQACAICGKRPVIGHQVTHRGKLKKKGGVGRRTVRVNRRRFLPNLQTATLLLDGTVRRARVCTSCIRSGRVTRAPLKPSRRPPA, encoded by the coding sequence ATGCAAGCGTGCGCGATTTGCGGCAAACGGCCGGTCATTGGACATCAGGTGACCCACCGAGGAAAACTCAAGAAAAAAGGCGGGGTGGGTCGGCGAACCGTCCGGGTGAATCGCCGCCGATTCCTGCCAAATCTTCAAACGGCAACTCTGCTGCTCGATGGAACAGTGCGGCGCGCGCGCGTCTGCACGTCCTGCATCAGATCCGGCCGTGTAACGCGAGCCCCGTTGAAACCTTCACGTCGGCCACCTGCATAA
- the coaD gene encoding pantetheine-phosphate adenylyltransferase: MNVVYPGTFDPVTYGHIDLITRARTLFDQVIVAVGHNPEKRPLFTVEERVQLLRRATRSMRGVTVDHFDTLVVDYVRRKKARVMIRGLRMLSDFESEFQMALANRKLSGEVETMFLMPSESYAYISARLIKEAAVLGADVSAFVPPFVAKALRQKLGGGRA; encoded by the coding sequence ATGAACGTTGTCTACCCCGGCACATTCGATCCCGTCACCTACGGCCATATCGACCTGATCACTCGCGCCCGAACGCTCTTTGACCAGGTCATCGTGGCCGTCGGCCATAATCCGGAGAAGCGGCCGTTGTTTACGGTGGAGGAGCGGGTGCAGCTCTTGCGGCGGGCGACGCGGTCGATGCGCGGCGTGACGGTCGACCATTTTGACACCTTGGTGGTGGACTATGTCCGCCGCAAAAAGGCGCGCGTCATGATCCGCGGCCTGCGGATGCTCTCGGATTTTGAATCCGAATTTCAGATGGCGCTGGCGAATCGAAAGCTCTCGGGCGAGGTGGAGACCATGTTCCTGATGCCCTCGGAGTCCTACGCCTATATCTCCGCGCGCTTGATCAAGGAAGCCGCCGTGCTGGGCGCTGACGTCTCGGCCTTCGTGCCGCCGTTTGTCGCGAAGGCGCTTCGGCAAAAGCTCGGCGGTGGCCGCGCATGA
- the rsmD gene encoding 16S rRNA (guanine(966)-N(2))-methyltransferase RsmD, giving the protein MLKITGGQFRGRTLVAPPTLRPTEAKVRQAVFNILGDFIDDARVLDGFAGSGAFGLEALSRGAAFVAFVESETEAVLCLRDNVARFDPELPPGSSRVVHMDIDGGLRMLAKEEPPFDVVILDPPYRAVDGKKALNTVVECAMLAPSGVVVLEHHRNTRMPLSVGAVRQWKEHRYGGTVLSLYQLGAAE; this is encoded by the coding sequence ATGTTGAAGATTACTGGAGGGCAGTTCCGCGGACGGACCCTCGTCGCACCGCCAACGCTGCGGCCCACCGAAGCGAAGGTCCGGCAAGCGGTCTTCAATATCCTCGGTGACTTCATCGACGACGCTCGGGTGCTCGACGGGTTTGCCGGCAGCGGCGCCTTCGGCCTGGAGGCGCTCTCTCGAGGCGCGGCGTTTGTCGCCTTCGTTGAATCGGAGACGGAGGCGGTGTTATGCCTCCGCGACAACGTGGCCCGGTTTGACCCTGAGCTGCCGCCCGGATCCTCGCGCGTGGTGCACATGGACATCGACGGCGGCCTGCGGATGCTCGCCAAGGAAGAGCCGCCCTTTGACGTCGTCATCCTGGACCCTCCGTACCGCGCCGTCGACGGAAAAAAAGCCTTGAACACCGTCGTGGAGTGTGCTATGCTCGCACCCTCTGGCGTGGTGGTGCTTGAGCACCATCGGAACACCCGCATGCCACTATCCGTGGGTGCTGTGCGCCAGTGGAAAGAGCACCGGTATGGAGGGACGGTGCTCTCGTTATATCAGCTGGGAGCCGCAGAATGA